One segment of Macrotis lagotis isolate mMagLag1 chromosome 1, bilby.v1.9.chrom.fasta, whole genome shotgun sequence DNA contains the following:
- the LOC141496016 gene encoding uncharacterized protein LOC141496016 isoform X2 translates to MYRDVMLENYENFVFLGLPVSKPDVISHLEKREAPWLLGGKGLKSPQLDSFVLETKYETKDSVPEQIISIEKLSKEKLSKDELWNSKLGEPWDCERQKSFKEKKSKQVRILNGKIYNELNTQENSIETILILPQKVPLGKCLHKCDTLGKRIKSFSDPIKHNIILGKKFCKYNKCRKSFSYHSKLIHYYRRHTRGKPHKCNECGKTFSINSCLTVHQRIHTGERPYTCNECGKAFSQKGNLKRHKLIHAGRKPFECNQCGKAFSSNEYLTQHQRIHTGEKPYKCNECGKTFSQKGSLNVHKRIHTGEKPYKCNDCGKAFSQKRSLDAHKIIHSGEKLCLCNECGKTFSNNFHLNIHKIIHTGEKPFQCNECKKSFSSNHYLNQHQRIHTKEKPYKCTDCGKAFSQKGSFNVHKRIHTGEKPYKCNECGRAFSQNRSLKIHTIIHTGEKPWSCNECEKTFMNSTYLNIHKKIHTREKHFECNECGKNFRHSSYLLQHQRMHTGEKPYKCNQCEKAFSRKGSLNAHKRIHTGEKPFECNECGKAFSQKGNLNTHKKTHTGEKPFECKECGKSFRLRQTFVAHKKIHTVEKTFEPNMFGKVFSKRNT, encoded by the coding sequence ATTCCTTTGTCCTGGAAACAAAATATGAAACCAAGGATTCAGTTCCAGAACAGATTATTTCTATAGAAAAGTTATCTAAGGAGAAACTCAGCAAAGATGAACTATGGAATTCTAAGTTGGGAGAGCCTTGGGATTGTGAGAGACAGAAaagttttaaagagaaaaagtcTAAACAAGTGAGAATCCTAAATGGAAAAATTTATAATGAGCTGAATACTCAAGAGAATTCAATTGAGACAATCCTCATTCTTCCACAGAAAGTTCCTTTAGGAAAGTGTCTTCACAAATGTGATACACTTGGAAAGAGAATCAAATCATTTTCAGACCCAATTAAACACAACATAATCTTAGGGAAGAAATTTTGTAAGTATAATAAATGCAGAAAGTCATTTAGTTACCATTCAAAACTTATTCATTACTATAGAAGACATACTCGAGGCAAACcccataaatgtaatgaatgtggcaaAACCTTCAGCATTAACTCTTGCCTCACTGTACATCAAAGAATACATACTGGAGAGAGACCTTATacatgtaatgaatgtgggaaagccttcagccAGAAGGGAAACCTTAAAAGACACAAACTCATTCATGCTGGAAGGAAACCatttgaatgtaatcaatgtggaaaagctttcagTAGTAATGAATACCTAACtcaacatcaaagaattcatactggagaaaagccctataaatgtaatgaatgtgggaaaaccttCAGCCAGAAGGGGAGCCTTAATGTGCATAAGaggattcatactggagaaaaaccataTAAATGCAATGattgtgggaaagccttcagtcaGAAAAGAAGTCTTGATGCACATAAGATAATTCATAGTGGGGAAAAACTCTGTttatgtaatgaatgtggaaaaacctTCAGCAACAATTTTCACCTTAATATACACAAGataattcatactggagagaaaccatttCAGTGTAATGAATGTAAAAAATCATTTAGTAGTAATCACTATCTAAAccaacatcaaagaattcatacgaAAGAGAAACCCTATAAATGTACTGattgtgggaaagccttcagccAGAAGGGAAGCTTTAATGTACataagagaattcatactggagaaaagccctacaaatgtaatgaatgtggaagaGCCTTTAGCCAGAATAGAAGTCTGAAGATACATACGataattcatactggagaaaagccTTGGTCATGTAATGAATGTGAGAAAACCTTCATGAACAGTACTTACCTTAATATACATAAGAAAATTCATACTAGAGAGAAGCactttgaatgtaatgaatgtggaaaaaactTCAGGCATAGTTCATACCTCTTGCAACATCAGAGAAtgcatactggagagaagccttataaatgtaatcaatgtgaGAAGGCCTTCAGCCGGAAGGGAAGCCTTAATGCACataagagaattcatactggagagaaaccttttgaatgtaatgaatgtggaaaagcatTTAGCCAAAAGGGAAACCTTAATACACATAAGAaaactcatactggagagaaaccctttgaatgtaaagaatgtgggaaatcttTCAGGCTTAGGCAGACTTTTGTTGCTCATAAGAAAATTCATACTGTTGAGAAAACCTTTGAACCTAATATGTTTGGAAAAGTATTCAGCAAAAGGAACACTTAA